One Pleurocapsa sp. PCC 7327 DNA segment encodes these proteins:
- a CDS encoding PBP1A family penicillin-binding protein, with protein MTKNPPPQSQTQLSRMLTQAVQKIQAKVRTGVLKKGAKVPELWIWDGNADKPEKLPLVGDRYTLGRSSRASDIVVRNPIVSHVHCSLHRDRKNPRSFILKDEQSTNGIYLGRRKLRSHSLYHGDRISLGPPELAAAVQIKYYNPPPIWVKGFRYFLYGTGGICGVLALWIGIEWTKIPVRPLPSGITGPVVIYAGDEQTPLSPVQQNTHRELENLSDFSPYLPKAVIASEDSRYYWHIGIDPYGILRAAIVNLRGQGIRQGASTLTQQLARSLFSEVGRENTAGRKLREMVVALKLEAVYSKNELLKTYLNRVYLGAGSYGFEDAARFYFEKSAQDLTLAEAATLVAMLPAPNSYNPVQNYDTALQLRNRVISRMASLGMVSAEEADRARRSRIEVSPKATEALSSIIAPYYYSYVFEELRMLLGEELAKEGNFIVETALDLDMQADAEKALRNAVNANGASLNYSQGAIVTIDTRTGAVLALTGGVNYKESQFNRATQAQRQPGSTFKVFAYAAALEQGISPQKTYSCDAVSWQGQRFKPCERSSGDIDMYRALAQSENAVALRVAREVGLDRVEEMARRLGIKSKLNPVPGLVLGQSEVNVLEITGAYATFANRGVWNRPHAIKRILDGSDCKDADDLDTCREIYAFEKDNTASRQAIAPAVADTMTDLLRGVVRGGTGKAARIGLGEVGKTGTTNDSVDLWFIGYVPRRDLVTGVWLGNDNNSPTQGSSAQAAALWGDYMREVAQ; from the coding sequence ATGACCAAGAATCCGCCGCCACAGTCACAAACCCAACTGAGTCGGATGTTGACTCAGGCAGTACAAAAAATCCAGGCAAAGGTAAGAACGGGTGTCCTCAAGAAAGGAGCCAAAGTACCGGAGTTGTGGATCTGGGATGGCAATGCAGATAAACCCGAAAAATTGCCGCTAGTGGGCGATCGCTATACCTTGGGACGAAGTTCGAGAGCTAGCGATATCGTAGTGCGCAACCCAATCGTCAGCCACGTTCATTGCTCGCTGCATCGCGATCGCAAAAATCCCCGCTCTTTTATCCTTAAAGACGAGCAGTCAACCAACGGCATCTATCTCGGCAGGCGCAAACTGCGATCGCACTCTCTTTATCACGGCGATAGGATTAGTCTCGGTCCGCCAGAACTCGCCGCCGCCGTTCAAATTAAATACTACAATCCGCCGCCAATTTGGGTGAAAGGATTTCGCTACTTTCTTTACGGAACTGGGGGAATTTGCGGGGTATTGGCGCTATGGATCGGAATTGAATGGACAAAAATTCCCGTCCGTCCCCTGCCATCGGGAATAACGGGTCCGGTGGTCATCTATGCCGGAGACGAACAAACGCCCCTAAGTCCCGTTCAACAGAATACTCACCGAGAACTGGAAAATTTATCCGACTTTTCGCCCTATTTGCCCAAGGCAGTCATTGCCTCAGAAGACAGCCGCTACTACTGGCACATTGGCATCGACCCTTACGGAATTTTGCGAGCAGCGATCGTTAATTTGCGCGGACAGGGAATTCGTCAAGGAGCTAGTACGCTCACGCAACAATTGGCACGAAGCCTATTTTCCGAGGTTGGGCGAGAGAATACGGCGGGACGGAAGCTGCGAGAGATGGTAGTTGCCCTGAAACTGGAAGCTGTTTACAGCAAAAACGAGTTGTTGAAAACCTATCTCAATCGAGTCTATCTTGGGGCGGGAAGCTATGGATTTGAAGATGCGGCGCGGTTTTACTTCGAGAAATCTGCCCAAGATTTAACCCTGGCGGAAGCGGCGACTTTGGTAGCGATGTTACCTGCCCCGAATAGTTACAATCCGGTGCAGAATTACGATACAGCTTTACAACTGCGCAACCGGGTGATTAGCCGCATGGCAAGCTTGGGAATGGTGAGCGCAGAGGAGGCGGATAGAGCAAGGCGATCGCGCATTGAAGTCAGTCCTAAAGCGACAGAAGCGCTCTCCAGTATCATTGCTCCCTATTACTACAGCTACGTCTTTGAAGAACTTCGTATGCTGCTGGGAGAAGAATTAGCCAAAGAAGGGAATTTTATTGTCGAAACCGCCCTGGATTTGGACATGCAAGCGGATGCTGAAAAAGCCCTGCGCAATGCCGTGAACGCCAATGGAGCAAGCTTGAATTATTCTCAAGGCGCGATCGTTACCATCGATACTCGTACCGGAGCCGTTCTCGCCCTCACAGGCGGCGTAAATTACAAAGAAAGCCAGTTCAATCGAGCGACTCAGGCACAGCGGCAACCCGGCTCGACCTTTAAAGTATTTGCCTATGCAGCAGCCCTAGAACAAGGCATCTCTCCCCAGAAAACCTACTCGTGCGATGCCGTCAGTTGGCAGGGACAACGGTTTAAGCCCTGCGAACGCAGTAGCGGCGATATCGACATGTATCGCGCCCTAGCACAGTCAGAAAATGCCGTTGCCCTACGAGTAGCTAGGGAGGTTGGTTTGGATCGGGTAGAAGAGATGGCACGTCGCCTGGGCATTAAATCCAAACTCAATCCAGTGCCGGGGTTAGTCTTGGGGCAAAGCGAAGTCAACGTTTTAGAAATTACTGGCGCTTACGCCACCTTTGCCAATCGAGGAGTCTGGAATCGTCCCCATGCCATCAAACGAATTCTCGATGGAAGCGATTGCAAGGATGCTGACGATCTCGATACTTGCCGCGAGATTTATGCTTTTGAGAAGGATAATACCGCCAGCAGGCAAGCGATCGCGCCTGCCGTCGCCGATACGATGACCGATCTCTTGCGAGGAGTCGTTCGAGGTGGAACGGGTAAAGCAGCCCGCATTGGTTTGGGGGAAGTTGGAAAAACAGGCACGACAAATGATTCCGTCGATCTCTGGTTTATCGGTTACGTTCCCAGACGCGATCTGGTGACGGGAGTTTGGCTGGGCAATGACAATAATTCTCCGACGCAGGGCAGTAGCGCTCAAGCTGCTGCCCTGTGGGGTGACTATATGAGAGAGGTAGCGCAATGA
- a CDS encoding SDR family oxidoreductase → MRAKKVAIVTAASRGIGAGCARELATRDYAVSLMARSPDILNLANELGGIATQGSIANPQDLQRLVETTLARFGRIDAVVNSFGDPPRPDLLSISDEMWQANFEMLFLSVVRIARLVTEPMRQAGGGAIVNISASDSHEPALGTPFSGTLRAAMEGFTKLYARRYRSDKIRMISVAPFFVADSMEELEGWNVPTDLMFGRPATYAEFAKTVAFLLSDDAKFVTGTTLKVDEAYSAAI, encoded by the coding sequence ATGAGGGCAAAAAAAGTTGCGATCGTTACGGCGGCAAGTCGCGGAATTGGAGCGGGTTGTGCGCGAGAATTAGCAACGCGGGACTACGCCGTTTCGCTCATGGCGCGATCGCCCGATATTTTAAATCTAGCCAATGAGTTGGGCGGCATCGCCACTCAAGGATCGATCGCCAACCCCCAAGATTTGCAACGATTAGTTGAGACAACGCTGGCTCGATTTGGTCGCATTGATGCTGTAGTAAATAGTTTTGGCGATCCGCCGCGACCAGATTTGCTCTCGATTTCTGATGAAATGTGGCAGGCAAATTTTGAAATGCTATTTTTGAGCGTCGTTCGCATAGCAAGACTGGTAACAGAACCCATGCGACAGGCAGGAGGCGGCGCGATCGTCAATATTTCAGCTTCTGACTCCCACGAACCAGCACTGGGAACCCCTTTTAGCGGAACCCTCCGCGCTGCCATGGAAGGATTTACCAAACTGTATGCCAGGCGCTACAGATCTGACAAAATTCGCATGATTTCTGTAGCGCCTTTTTTCGTAGCCGATTCGATGGAAGAGTTGGAAGGATGGAATGTTCCGACCGATCTTATGTTTGGTCGCCCAGCTACCTATGCCGAGTTTGCCAAAACGGTGGCTTTTCTGCTTTCTGATGATGCCAAATTCGTCACTGGCACAACCCTTAAGGTTGACGAAGCCTATTCCGCCGCAATTTAA
- a CDS encoding LpqB family beta-propeller domain-containing protein, which translates to MVSGCSNALLISPQIPTGGLNSQAPDESPAYSSDGRYLAFSSDRNGNRDIFLYDLQQRRLVSLPNLNRGDSSQDSPALSADGRYIAYVSNERGKTDIMVYDRKTQRAELLSANVRGTVSNPTISGDGRKVAFQTSQFGQWDIAIVERNID; encoded by the coding sequence ATGGTTAGTGGCTGTAGCAATGCCCTTTTGATTTCGCCTCAAATTCCTACTGGAGGATTAAATAGTCAAGCGCCCGACGAATCGCCCGCTTATAGCAGCGATGGACGATATTTAGCATTTTCATCGGATCGCAACGGCAATCGCGATATCTTTCTGTACGACTTGCAACAGCGCCGTCTCGTTTCCTTGCCCAATTTAAATCGCGGCGATTCGAGTCAAGATAGTCCCGCCCTAAGTGCTGACGGACGCTACATTGCTTACGTTTCCAACGAGCGGGGCAAGACAGATATTATGGTCTACGATCGCAAAACCCAACGAGCGGAACTACTGAGCGCTAACGTGCGGGGAACGGTCAGCAACCCAACCATTAGCGGCGACGGACGAAAAGTAGCGTTTCAAACCAGTCAATTCGGTCAGTGGGATATCGCGATCGTGGAGCGCAATATAGATTAA
- a CDS encoding LysR family transcriptional regulator, with protein MRIEQLQAFLSVAETGNFGQAAHKCGVTQSTISRQIQALEQDLGLPLFHRTSQAKLTLAGEKLLPRARKICQEWTTIAREIADLQAGKQPELCIAAIHSVCSSYLPPVLQQFCRNYPEVQLRVTALGSDRALKVLRDGLVDIAIVMNNRFLTSSPEVVVELLYEEDIEILMAADHPLTQHAQVSWSELVRYPQVVFKDGYGMQRLVQEWFSRQNATLKAVMELNTLDAFRGVVRQGEMIALLPKSALVEACYDPTLAVRPIAPPTDSAATVLSNGRFKSSLTRQVVLVTTSDRLQIPPIAHFCHLVRQLTHAAEHQRSIDGKSLLVR; from the coding sequence ATGCGGATCGAGCAGTTACAGGCTTTTTTATCAGTTGCAGAAACGGGGAATTTCGGACAAGCGGCGCACAAATGTGGCGTAACCCAGTCCACCATTAGCCGACAAATTCAGGCGTTGGAACAGGATTTGGGTCTGCCCCTGTTTCATCGAACCTCTCAAGCTAAACTCACCCTGGCAGGAGAAAAACTATTGCCTCGCGCTCGCAAAATTTGCCAGGAATGGACGACGATTGCTCGAGAAATCGCCGACCTACAAGCAGGAAAACAGCCAGAACTCTGCATTGCCGCGATTCACTCCGTCTGTTCCTCTTACTTACCTCCCGTTTTACAACAATTTTGCCGCAACTATCCAGAAGTTCAACTACGGGTAACGGCATTGGGAAGCGATCGCGCCCTAAAAGTCCTGCGGGATGGTTTAGTCGATATAGCGATCGTCATGAACAATCGCTTTTTAACGTCGAGTCCCGAAGTCGTCGTCGAGTTACTTTACGAAGAAGACATCGAAATTTTAATGGCGGCCGACCATCCACTGACTCAACACGCGCAAGTTTCTTGGTCGGAATTAGTGCGTTATCCCCAAGTCGTTTTTAAAGACGGCTATGGAATGCAAAGGTTGGTACAAGAATGGTTTTCCCGTCAAAATGCCACTCTCAAAGCCGTGATGGAACTGAACACGCTCGATGCCTTCCGAGGCGTGGTAAGACAGGGAGAAATGATTGCCCTGCTGCCCAAAAGTGCTTTAGTAGAAGCTTGTTACGATCCTACCCTAGCCGTGCGCCCGATTGCCCCGCCCACCGACTCCGCCGCTACAGTCCTGTCTAATGGCAGATTCAAAAGCAGTTTAACCCGTCAAGTCGTATTAGTCACTACTAGCGATCGCCTGCAAATTCCCCCTATTGCTCACTTTTGCCATTTAGTCCGACAATTAACCCATGCCGCCGAACATCAGCGCTCGATCGACGGCAAATCATTATTAGTACGCTGA
- a CDS encoding anthranilate phosphoribosyltransferase family protein — MSNTFRELLKKIGSGVHTGENLTRQESEAATEAILRQQATPAQIGAFLIAHRIKRPTPEELAGILDAYDRLGPKIDVANLPFEKPVTVIGTPYDGRSRTVPVTPITTLILAAAGVPVVMHGGDRMPTKYGIPLVEIWQKLGVDFTALSLPQVRQLLEKTGLGFIYLPKHFPQAHDLVPYRDQIGKRPPFATAELIWSPCEGKVHLVAGFVHPPTEERFQETLPMQGINFYTTVKGLEGSCDLACSRTAIIGLGQPTDPPTFERLLLNPRDYDFSPKDVPLESTDQAIEQMRSVLQAQPCELMDAAILNGGFYLWRCGVCEDLKTGFALAEAMLIQGKVAEKLKEISTFSSEELVVN, encoded by the coding sequence ATGAGCAATACATTTAGAGAACTACTAAAAAAAATTGGCAGTGGAGTCCACACGGGAGAGAATTTAACCCGCCAAGAGTCAGAGGCGGCGACGGAAGCGATCTTGCGACAGCAGGCAACGCCAGCGCAAATTGGGGCATTTTTAATCGCGCACCGCATCAAGCGCCCCACCCCCGAAGAACTGGCGGGAATACTAGATGCCTACGATCGCCTCGGACCAAAAATCGATGTCGCCAACTTGCCTTTTGAAAAACCCGTTACTGTCATAGGTACTCCCTACGACGGGCGATCGCGTACCGTTCCCGTCACGCCAATTACAACTCTCATCTTAGCCGCAGCAGGCGTGCCAGTCGTGATGCATGGCGGCGATCGCATGCCAACTAAATACGGCATTCCTCTGGTTGAAATTTGGCAGAAATTGGGAGTCGATTTTACCGCTTTATCTCTTCCTCAAGTTCGACAGCTACTGGAGAAAACCGGACTGGGGTTTATTTATCTTCCCAAACATTTTCCCCAGGCACACGATCTAGTTCCCTACCGCGATCAAATTGGCAAACGCCCTCCCTTCGCCACGGCAGAATTAATTTGGTCGCCCTGTGAAGGCAAGGTGCATCTCGTCGCTGGATTCGTTCATCCTCCCACAGAAGAACGTTTTCAAGAAACTCTCCCCATGCAGGGCATTAATTTTTATACGACGGTCAAAGGCTTGGAAGGAAGTTGCGATCTCGCATGCAGCCGCACTGCTATTATCGGTTTAGGACAACCTACCGATCCGCCTACCTTTGAGCGTCTGTTGTTAAATCCTCGCGATTACGATTTCAGTCCCAAAGACGTGCCTCTCGAATCGACAGACCAAGCAATCGAACAGATGCGATCGGTATTGCAAGCCCAACCCTGCGAACTGATGGATGCGGCTATTTTAAATGGTGGGTTTTATCTCTGGCGATGTGGCGTTTGCGAAGATTTAAAAACAGGTTTCGCCTTAGCAGAAGCGATGTTAATTCAGGGTAAAGTAGCAGAAAAATTAAAGGAAATCTCGACATTTAGTAGCGAGGAGTTAGTTGTTAACTAA
- a CDS encoding NUDIX hydrolase, with translation MKEIHKWKILNSKWVINNHWCKVRQDKVELANGKIIDDYFVNVRPEITLILPITEQKEIVFVRQYRHGIEDILLELPAGTFDGHKEDSLIAARRELEEETGYIAEPFIKLATIYDNPVKDTNKIHIFIALNASPLSKQNLDDTEDIEVVVIPIEEVKKKITSGEICVAGTITAIFLGLDFLECQNIQ, from the coding sequence ATGAAAGAAATTCATAAGTGGAAAATTCTTAATTCTAAATGGGTTATTAATAATCATTGGTGCAAGGTTAGACAAGATAAAGTAGAGCTAGCAAATGGAAAAATTATCGACGACTACTTTGTCAACGTTAGACCAGAAATTACTCTTATTTTACCCATTACCGAACAAAAAGAGATTGTTTTTGTTCGTCAATATCGTCATGGCATAGAAGATATATTATTAGAACTTCCAGCAGGAACTTTTGACGGGCACAAAGAAGATAGTTTAATTGCAGCTCGTCGCGAACTAGAAGAGGAAACGGGTTATATTGCCGAGCCATTCATTAAATTAGCAACTATATACGACAATCCCGTTAAAGATACTAATAAAATTCATATTTTTATTGCGCTTAATGCTTCCCCTCTTAGCAAGCAAAATTTAGATGATACGGAGGACATCGAAGTAGTTGTAATTCCGATCGAAGAGGTTAAGAAAAAGATAACTAGCGGAGAAATTTGTGTTGCTGGAACAATTACAGCAATTTTTCTAGGATTGGATTTTCTTGAGTGTCAAAATATCCAGTAG
- a CDS encoding dipeptide epimerase encodes MQISVETFTVNKRFPLTISRGTTAQTTNILVRIEQDEIEGWGEASPFSIVREDRKNTDELLKELEQIIPTLEKYSSLDRQEIEKKLQEMQVSSSLRAAIDTALHDWLGKRAGLPLWRLWGLNRDRIVPTSVTIGINTPQGARKRVKDWIALMGAKLLKVKLGSPEGIEADRAMLLAIREEAPHAQLTVDANGGWNLEGAMEMCDWLAQQGVKYVEQPLPVGEEKNLSQLRSRSPIPIFVDESCFSSGDIPRLANCADGINIKLMKAGGLTEVMRSIHVAKACGLQIMFGCYSDSSLANTAMSHLAPLADYLDLDSHLNLADDPFAGAILEEGRLLPNDLPGLGVQYRRNLAPCP; translated from the coding sequence ATGCAAATTTCTGTTGAAACTTTTACCGTTAATAAGCGGTTTCCGTTAACGATTAGTCGCGGTACAACGGCTCAAACAACAAATATTTTAGTTCGGATCGAACAAGATGAGATTGAAGGATGGGGAGAAGCTTCGCCATTTTCTATCGTTCGAGAAGATCGCAAAAATACCGACGAACTTTTAAAAGAATTAGAGCAAATTATCCCAACTTTAGAAAAATATAGCTCGCTAGATCGACAAGAAATTGAAAAAAAACTCCAAGAAATGCAGGTATCCTCATCGCTGCGGGCAGCCATTGATACGGCACTCCACGACTGGTTGGGAAAACGGGCGGGTTTACCCCTGTGGCGATTGTGGGGATTAAATCGCGATCGCATCGTACCAACTTCGGTGACAATTGGAATTAATACGCCCCAAGGGGCTAGGAAACGGGTTAAGGACTGGATAGCATTGATGGGGGCAAAACTATTGAAAGTAAAACTAGGAAGTCCAGAAGGAATTGAGGCAGATCGGGCAATGTTGCTAGCAATTCGCGAGGAAGCCCCCCATGCCCAATTAACCGTAGATGCCAATGGGGGATGGAATCTCGAAGGGGCAATGGAAATGTGCGATTGGCTGGCACAGCAAGGGGTTAAGTATGTAGAACAACCACTGCCAGTAGGAGAAGAGAAGAATTTGTCACAATTGCGATCGCGATCGCCCATCCCGATCTTTGTCGATGAGAGTTGCTTTAGTAGCGGCGATATTCCCCGACTTGCCAACTGTGCGGACGGAATTAATATCAAACTGATGAAAGCGGGCGGTTTAACCGAAGTAATGCGATCGATCCACGTGGCGAAGGCGTGCGGGTTACAGATCATGTTTGGCTGCTATTCCGATAGCAGTTTAGCTAATACAGCCATGTCTCACCTCGCTCCTTTAGCCGATTATCTCGACTTAGACAGCCATCTCAATTTAGCTGACGATCCTTTTGCCGGGGCTATCTTAGAGGAAGGGCGCTTGCTTCCCAACGATTTACCAGGATTGGGAGTGCAGTATCGTAGGAATTTAGCACCATGTCCATAA
- a CDS encoding DUF1611 domain-containing protein, translated as MRIVAQNRVAILLHEGIRGTHGKTGLAYLRYGGATVVAAIDAQCAGESLAALTGIEKDIPIVANVTEALPYNPDVLLIGIAPSGGALPDAWWEEVKGAIAAGLSLANGLHTPMANRFRQLREGQWIWDIRQEPKELHIGQGKARSLTCKRILTVGTDMAIGKMSTSIELNRAAQKRGIKSKFLATGQGGLTIAGDGIALDAVRVDFAAGAVEQMVLDWEDEHEVLFIEGQGSLLHPGSTATLPLLRGSQPTGLVLVHRAGQKHIRDLPDILIPPLTEVAKLYEMVASAAGVFGQVKVKAIALNTSHLDAEAAQEAIERVRQDTGLPCTDVVRFGADSLLDRVLV; from the coding sequence ATGCGAATAGTGGCTCAAAATCGAGTTGCCATTTTACTCCACGAAGGAATTCGCGGAACTCATGGAAAAACGGGGTTGGCATATTTGCGTTACGGAGGAGCAACCGTCGTAGCGGCGATTGACGCGCAATGTGCCGGAGAGTCTTTAGCTGCCTTGACGGGGATTGAGAAAGACATTCCCATCGTAGCGAATGTGACAGAGGCATTGCCTTACAATCCCGACGTTTTGTTAATCGGCATTGCCCCGTCGGGAGGTGCATTACCCGATGCTTGGTGGGAGGAAGTCAAAGGCGCGATCGCTGCCGGGTTATCTTTAGCCAATGGTTTGCATACGCCAATGGCAAATCGGTTCAGACAGTTGCGCGAGGGGCAGTGGATTTGGGATATTCGTCAGGAACCGAAAGAATTGCACATCGGGCAAGGAAAGGCGCGATCGCTTACATGTAAGCGGATTTTAACAGTTGGCACGGATATGGCGATCGGCAAGATGTCAACCAGTATAGAGTTAAATCGAGCCGCACAGAAACGGGGAATTAAGTCTAAGTTTTTGGCAACCGGACAAGGCGGATTGACGATCGCCGGGGATGGAATTGCCCTCGATGCCGTGCGAGTCGATTTTGCAGCTGGGGCTGTAGAACAGATGGTACTTGATTGGGAAGACGAGCATGAGGTACTGTTTATAGAAGGCCAGGGATCTTTGCTGCATCCTGGTTCTACGGCAACTTTACCCTTACTCCGAGGCAGCCAACCGACAGGATTGGTTTTGGTTCATCGAGCAGGACAAAAGCATATCCGGGATTTACCAGATATTTTAATCCCGCCATTAACAGAGGTCGCAAAGCTTTATGAGATGGTAGCGAGTGCGGCTGGGGTGTTTGGGCAGGTTAAAGTGAAAGCGATCGCGCTCAACACGTCTCATCTCGATGCAGAAGCGGCGCAAGAAGCGATCGAACGAGTGAGACAAGACACCGGGCTTCCTTGCACCGATGTCGTTCGATTTGGGGCTGATTCGTTACTTGATAGAGTTCTTGTTTAA
- a CDS encoding c-type cytochrome — protein sequence MEILRSKLIRAIAAIAISLSLLVGVVAYVGWYNLFREVPTYYESPEEHFKYGSIGTENAEGMPYWVWLVLPRLFPEKLPGSGGYTSLGLTWEEGKETPVGISKKTIGFPRQGITCAVCHNTTYRKDPKDKPTIVLAGPANKFDSQGYLRFLFACANDPRFTADYILPAIQYNHQLSWLEKLLYRYLIIPQTKKAILKQQQSYAWMDSRPNWGPGRIDPFNPVKFRTLSLPLDDTIGNSDMMSLWNQKQHQGFALHWDGLETSLTETVNTGAIGDGATRKSIPIADLQRVEDYITQLDPPKYPFPIDRALADKGSKIFDNSCASCHAFGGERTGTVIPLEEVGTDRYRLDMWTQQAADAYNQYAEGYDWDFDNLRKTDGYVSVSLDGLWLRAPYLHNGSVPYLTDLLEVPEKRTPVFYRGYDVYDPEKVGFVAQGQEAQKVGFKYDTSVEANGNQGHLYGTDLPADDKKALIEYLKCANLFRAY from the coding sequence ATGGAAATATTAAGGAGTAAATTAATAAGAGCGATCGCAGCCATCGCTATTAGTCTAAGTCTCCTGGTAGGCGTGGTGGCTTACGTCGGCTGGTATAACCTCTTTAGAGAAGTTCCTACCTACTATGAATCGCCAGAGGAACATTTTAAATATGGTTCCATCGGTACGGAAAATGCCGAAGGAATGCCTTATTGGGTATGGCTGGTACTTCCTCGACTGTTCCCAGAAAAGTTGCCAGGATCCGGCGGCTATACTTCTTTAGGATTGACCTGGGAAGAGGGGAAAGAGACTCCCGTTGGGATTTCCAAGAAAACGATCGGGTTTCCTCGTCAGGGAATTACTTGTGCGGTTTGCCACAACACCACCTATCGGAAAGACCCTAAAGATAAGCCTACCATCGTTCTCGCCGGACCTGCTAACAAATTTGATTCTCAAGGCTACCTGCGATTTTTGTTTGCCTGTGCCAACGACCCCAGATTTACTGCCGATTACATTCTTCCGGCGATCCAATATAATCATCAGTTGTCTTGGTTGGAAAAACTACTATATCGCTATCTGATTATTCCGCAAACCAAAAAAGCAATTCTCAAACAACAGCAATCTTATGCCTGGATGGATTCTCGACCTAATTGGGGTCCCGGTCGCATCGATCCATTTAACCCAGTAAAGTTTAGAACCCTCAGTCTGCCGCTAGACGATACCATCGGGAATTCTGATATGATGTCGCTTTGGAATCAAAAGCAGCATCAAGGGTTTGCGCTGCATTGGGATGGCTTGGAAACGTCACTGACGGAGACTGTGAATACGGGAGCGATCGGCGACGGTGCGACGAGAAAGTCAATTCCGATCGCGGATCTCCAGCGCGTAGAAGACTATATTACTCAACTCGATCCGCCGAAATACCCATTTCCTATCGATCGCGCTTTAGCTGACAAGGGAAGTAAGATTTTTGATAATAGTTGTGCCTCCTGTCATGCCTTTGGCGGAGAAAGAACGGGAACGGTTATCCCGCTTGAAGAGGTAGGAACCGATCGCTATCGCCTCGATATGTGGACTCAGCAAGCGGCAGATGCCTATAACCAATATGCAGAAGGTTACGATTGGGACTTTGACAACCTTCGCAAGACTGATGGCTATGTATCTGTCTCTCTCGATGGACTGTGGTTGAGAGCGCCTTATCTGCATAATGGTTCGGTTCCCTACCTAACAGACCTCCTAGAAGTTCCAGAGAAACGCACTCCTGTTTTTTATCGAGGCTACGATGTCTACGACCCAGAAAAAGTTGGCTTTGTTGCTCAAGGACAAGAAGCCCAGAAAGTCGGTTTTAAATACGATACCAGCGTTGAGGCAAATGGAAACCAGGGACATCTCTACGGCACCGATCTGCCTGCCGACGATAAAAAAGCCTTGATCGAATATCTCAAATGCGCCAACTTATTTCGAGCCTATTAG